agGATCTTTCATTAACTAGCCTTGAAACTCACACTCTGTCATTTCCACAGTATCCTGTAAGTTACCCAGCTCAGCCTTATTTCACATAGGAGGGGTCTAAATAAGAGCATGAATACCAGCAGACAAGGGTTGTTGGAAGCAATTCTAGAGGCCGGTTACCCCAATATAGAGgagcaatttctttttctttcttgctaatAGAATCCTATTTTGTTCAGGTGGAGTTTCCCGGAAATTAGGGAAGATGGGCCCAGCCCCAGAGAGAACCATACGCCTCAGCCAGTCATGGCAGAGTTAAAATGGAAGTTTCTGCCAAGGCTCCAAGATTCAGTATGTGCAGCAAACCACAAAAGGAGTAAGGCCACATGCAGAATTTATCTGGGCGTTATCCAAAGACAGGTCATTATCCAAAGACTCAGACCTCTCTCCCACTAGAGTATTCAAGGAATTTGGTTGCTACAGATCAGGAAAGGATTGGCAAGAAATTGCAGCTGTGCTGTGTGTCCTGGGGTAGACTGAATATGGCCCCCAAAGATAGCTGCTCCCTCACCCCCCAGGACCTGCCAGTGTTACCTTATgtgacaaaagggactttgcagatgagcAGATCCTGAGATGGGGACTTAATCCAGACCGTCAAGATGGACCCTAAATGAAGTCACTAGTGTGAGGCAGAACGTAGATTGCCTACTGAAGTAGATGTGACAACCGTAGCAGAGATGGGGGCAGTGGGGCCTTAAGCCAGCAACTCTGGCAGCCCCCAGAAGTTGGAAGAGGCAGGGAATAGATTGCACCTTGGAGCCCCCAGAAAGAAAGAGCCCTGCCGACACCTGGCTTTCAGTCCTGTAGGACTCATTTGTTAtaacagcaacaggaaactaatacatatcaccatctcttcccctccccaccaaacagagagagaaacagacagatgGGCTTCAATCAAAGAACTGGACACATATCCCCAGTCATCAGGGGGACTCAGTGAACTGAAGTCTGACTCCAgcatgcaaaactgaaaatgtgaAATACAGCCCGGTTAGGTGCTCCGTGGCAGGAACGAAGGAGGTTGGCTACACCGAACTCAGGGGGCATCTTCTCATAGTTTGAACAAAGAATGCATGCCTGCTTCCTTTGGACCACTTGTCTGGCCCCTATCTCAGACTTCTCAAGTGAActgataaattttataaaatttgagcCATTATTAGTAGGGCATTCTGATATGTGACCAGCCAAACATATCCTAATTGACTTGATTGATGTTCAAAGTGTAAGAGGCCCCATTCTCTTTATATGAACAGAAAATGTTTTTACAGCTATTCCCACTTGGGTGGCACTTACACACAACCTTATTGGATATCTCTCTTTGTAACTTATCTTCATTATTCAGCTAAAACAAATACTGCTTCTCTGTGTAACCTAGTTATTGGAAGTTAAAGAGCTGCTTAtcctattaatttaaaaattaggatttactgagaggagggtatagctcaagtggtagagtgcatgcttagcatgcttgagatcctgggttcgatacccagtacctcctctaaaaataaataaacctaattacctccccccaccaagataaaatgatacaatagtaaataagtaaaatacttttaaattaaaatttactaCGAAAATCGAAAAGTTGTCACTTTACGTTTGATAACTGACCTCATTTTGAGCTCTGGAAGTGATTTCTGTGAGTGGCAGAAAATAATGCTTGAGCTTGCCGATGAAGTATAGTTCATTCTCTTCTGGTTTTAAGTAGTGTCTCTTGGATACAGATCCAGTTGATTCTGAAGTCATGCTTATTATCAGTGCACTTTGTCCTCATTCAAGGGGTCTCCCAAGGTGGCATCTGAGAGTATGAGGCATACGTGTGTCTCTGGCGTTGGTGGGATTGCTTGCCTACACCCATGCTTTCACAGCATCTTGCTACTCTGTGGGCCCAATTTCCAATGTGCTTGTATGCTGGTTTTGTTCAACAATCCAACTTTTTATGAAGGCTCCATGACCCAAAATAGCCCTAAGAAGAGGGAAAGAACACCCTCAGGAAGACAAAGGACTTCTGGGCACTTGAAGTGGGGGAGCATGAGATGAATGAGCAGACCAGGGCTACACCCACGGTGATGCCTTGGCAGGATGCTCCCTAAAAGCCACAGCGCAGGCTAAGTGTCTTGGATGTGCCTCCCAGGGGCATTAAGTCTTAGGCTTAAGGAGATTGCCTGTGGTAGAGTGTCCGAGGGTGACCCCAAGTAGTGGCCTCTTATCCAAATGGTTTTGTGGTGTCATCTGGACTGTTCATGGTCACCAGCCTTCCAATTGTCACGTCTTCTGGCCATTCTGTGAGCGCCTACTCTTCTTTAAATTAGCCAGAGGGAGCTTTTGAATTTTGCCATCAAGAACCACAATGGCTATAAGCTCTTTTAGTCCATGTTAAGGAGAATGGGGTGTTTTGGGGAGACAGTTGTCCATGGGTCTTCCCTGGTTTTGCATGTCTTGCAAGCAGAGGCACTGACTTTTCAAGGGCGTTGATATAGTGAACAACCTTGGAAGatacagtgtctttttttttttagagcaaagAGCAGGTTTGCTTACTTCCATAAAAGATTAGGGATCCCTAAGCTCAGGGTCCCTCTTATTATCCAAACCACTGCATATGCAGATATTCGCTGGCACCCATCCCTGTGGCACCCAAGGGACAATGGGCCAAGAGGAGCTGATACAAACATGCTGATGATACTGTGCTGTAAGTAatgaagtcctttgtctctgacccaggagtctcgTGTTTTTTGGCAGAAACCATGAAAATACATCAGGCTAACTTGCTAGCTTGCAAGTAGGGTAAAATTTTAGACTGTTTACAGTTCTTGCCAGGGGTGCCCCCATGTGACTAGGAGATTCCTGGGGACTGGTCTGCTCTCTTTGTTCTACGTCCCACCAACCTGCCTCCACCAAACTGGGAGACACCTGAAGGAAGAGACCCCATCTCCTCACTTCAGACTTGGATGGAGGATGGAGGACCATATGGTGTTCCCCTATCAGACTGGGATCTCCTTGAGTCCAGCAACTGCATATAATCACGCTGAGACTCTCCAGATCTGGTTTTGCATCCTCTGCCCCTCTGCAGACTCCTGCCTCTGCCAACACACCCCACTGTCAGGCCAGGAAAAGAAGGAGTTTCCCCaagtttttatgattttattcccTCTCCCAGCTGCAGCTCTTGTACACACATACAGAACATTCAGGAGCTACACCTGGCTCTTGCTGAGCCCTGCCTCCTATGGGACTCGGCACTATGTCCTCTGCTCCTTGGAGCTAAGGAATGAGCTGGAAGTAGGTGGGATGGGGAGCAGGGGAAGGATAGAGatagaacagaaagagaaggagagaaaaatagtGATGTAAATAAACATAATGGGTTAAGTGCTTTCCGAGGGCGAGGTAAAGCCTGTTGTTGCACTGCTATCTCTGACTTACAGATAAAGAGATTGAGGGTCAGAGAGATAACATGATAAAGTTCAGAGagcttttatatttatgtagtAGAGTTGGGATTTGACCCCAAAGTCACTTTCTGCCCCCTTTAATACCTTCCCAAGACAGAAGACAGGGTTTGGGGtgcttctggaggctctagaaaAGGCAGTTATTCTGGGGTGGAACTCTATGGACAGGTGAGGTTCTAGCCCCGCCCCCCTTGTGAGCCGACAGAGTTCCTAGAGACCAGACCAAGTTCTAAGGATTCTGGTAACTCCTTCTTATCCCAGTGCCTGACCAGGGGAAGAGGGCAGCACAGCCTtgggaagaatggataaacacgGTGAGTGGGGTTGGAGGACAGGGACTCCAGGGTGGACCAGTAAGCCCATCACCTTGGCAACCCCAGAGTAGAATTCCCACCTTTTCTCAGTTACCCATCCACGTACaagtcctctcctctctcttctctgaatACTCTTGAAATCTGCTCTCTCATCTTCACCTGATGCTGTTCAGATCTTTGTCTTCTCTGGCCTGGACCACTGTAATGACCTGAGtgggtctctctctgtctcctgtcAGAGGAAACATCCTAAAGGTGGCTCTGAGCACATCCCTGttcagtggctccccactgcTGAAGGACAAAGTCTACACTCCATAGCCTAGCCCCCAAAGTCCCAACCTTCCTTTCCAACTCCCCCTCCTGCCCAAATGTTCCCATCACCCCCTCTCTATCTGTGTTCTAGGCCTGGCCTTTCACAACCAGAAGGATCCTTAATGTGTTTTCCTAAATAAAGTGCAGTGGATGCTGGTTCTCCCCCTTTAGCAATGCCAAAAACTGGCAGAATCTTTGAAACAACTTTTCTTGAAAGATTTCAAAAGTCTTGGATGAAATTCAGAGGCCCCAGTATTACCCACCTCATCACATATTGAGAGGGCGGGGCAGATGAAGGGGCCCGATGTAAGAAGCGGTTAGCTGGGTGATTACATACAATTGGTGCTCAATACACGTGGGCTGGAACTCTAGCCTTATTATCTTTCTCCTTTGTCTCCAACCTCTTTAAACAGGGTGGCAGGGATCAATTGAAATTTTTCTTGACCTTTTCAGGGCAAACCCCAGGAGTTTTGTCTTCCCTGCCCTGTTCCCGCTTTCATTTCATTACAAGTCTAGCTCTGCAGATCCAGCAGACCAAAGGGCACACGGTGGGCTGGGCCAATGTTTGCTGAGTGAGTGGTAGACACCTCCTGGCCAAGGCCAGGTTACTTTCATATCAGCCCAGGAACTTCCCACCTGCCAGGACTGCTACTTGGGATGGTAGAGTTTGTGCCCCGAACGCCTGTCAGCAAGGGGGACAGTGGTGGCTGAAGTCCAGCTGACAGTTGGGGTCAAGCCTGGAAGATGGAATAGACACTCTTTCATGGTTGGCTCCCTCCTAGGGCAGCCTTTTCCTAATTGGTTTGCcagtgggggtgagggaggcGGCAGATTTCTATTTAGTCTGCTCATAAGGGGGCACTTTTCCTGATTGTTTTGCTCATGGGAGAAGCCCTTTTCTAGTCGTACAGAGATGCTGTATGCCCACCTGCTTGCCCGCCTAGCCGCAGGTGATGCTGGGCTTCCCTAAAGCAAGGCCCACTTTGAAGAAGACAAGATATAAACAACCACCTATTAAAATGCCAATCAGGGCACTTAATGTTTACTGACAGCCAGCACCGCCCACGAGAAGGAAGGCGGTGATGAATTATCACCTCTAGGCTCGCAAGCCTCATTGCACCTGCTAGTTCACGGCTTCCCGCCGCGCCCAGGACAGGACCCTGTTACCTGCCTTACAGTAACCCTTGAGATAGGCActgttttcccccattttacagatggggaaacggaGCTTGACAGAAACGACGGGACTTGCCTCAGATCACTAGCTAGAAAGTGCAGGAACCAGGGAAATCAGGCCCTCCTTTGCCAAGGAAATCCTGCACTCTGTAACCCTCTCTTGAAATCTTGCTGGCCCCGAGCATCTCGTACGCACGGTCCTTGGGGCCCCTGACTTTTTTGGGGGGTCGGGTTGCGGGTAATAGTCAGGGTACCCCAACGTTTTACTGACCTCTTCCCCGACCCACCCACCCCGCAGGCGTCAAGACCCCCTTGTGGAAGAAGGAGCTGGAGGAGCCCCGGGccggggaggcagaggcagaggccgCTGAGGAGGGGTCGGAGGAGGAGGACGACGAGGACGACGAGGAGAGGCTGCCAGTGGAAGGCGCGGCGGAGGGCGAGGCAGAGGGCGGGGAGGCGGCGCGCGGCGAGGGCCGCGAGCGGGGCTCGGTGTCCTACTGCCCGCTGCGCCAGGAGTCCAGCACCCAGCAGGTGGCGCTGCTGCGGCGCGCGGACGGCAGCTTCTGGGGCTGGTTCAGCCCCTTGGCGCTGCTCGGCGGCCTGGGCGCTCCGGCCGACAGGTGAGGGCGCGCAGCTCGGCGTGGGCGGGATGCACGGGCCACGGGGTCGCAGACGGGAGCGGCCGGCGCCGTGCACTGAgcgccccggcccccgcccgcAGGAAGCGGAACCCCCCGGAGGAGCCGTGCGTGCTGGAGACGCCGAGGCGGCGGCCGCGCGGCGGGGGCTGCGCGCGCTGCGAGATCCTTTTCTGCAAGAAGTGCAGGAACCTGCACAGCCCGCCGGCCTACGTGGCGCACTGCATCCTGGAGCACCCGGATTTGGGTGAGGCGCGGGCTTCGGGAGGCGCGGGGCGGCCGGGGCCCCTAAGCGCCCCCTACTCCTAGCTTCTGTGGCCCTCCATCCTCCCCTGATCCTAAACTTCCCGcaaccctcccctctccccaacgCTGAGCGCTCTCCAGTACATTCCATGGTACCACCTCTTCTCAGAGCCGTCTTCCCAGAGCGCCTCTATCCCGCAGGCCTGCAGGCCCTCCGCTGATGCGGCGGCCCCACCTGTCATTAGCGCCCACCTCGTGCAGAGCCCATCATCTGGAGCTCCATCCCTCCAGGAGCGTCCCCCCCGAGGGCCCCCGCCCCCGGGCAGCACACAGTGCCCACCGCCCACCTGACCCTCGTCCCCTGACACAGCCTCACACTCATCTCTTGGGTATTTCAGGTCCTTCTGGCCCGGTGGGCAGAGGCATCGCCTAGAGAAGAGAAAACAGCCCTTCTGGGAAACTTGCCCCTTCCGTCAAAACATTCAATAAAGCCTCTAATCAAAGTGCCAGTGCATGGAGGTGGGGCCGAGGATCTCAGGGAGGGTGATAAAGGTCGaccctcctttcccttcccccgGGTTCaagccagaggggaaagggagggaggagagcctcctccctccacctcccctcgGACAGGGCGGAACAAAGCACTTGCAGCCAAGGGCAGTCAAAGGCCATTCTCCCCActgctcagagaagaaaaggaaggctcCCGGCCAGGAATGCCAACGCCCGCGGGAAGTTGAGGGCTGAAGCTTGCCGGACCTGCCCCGCTCCTGGGGGAAGCCGGGTCTGGATGAGGTCAGTGTGTGCAGATGAGGCACTGGCAGGTATGGAGGGGGCAGGACTAGAGAACCAGAAACGCTGGATCCTGAAACGCTGAGACAGGActgggaggctggggagctgggTCTTTCTCCAGGAATCCCAGCTATTCTTGGCCGGCCAGCGGGAGCTCCTGGAATGCTTCATGTGTGGCCAGGAGAATGGGGCCATTGTGAGCACCAAGCACCCCCCCCCAACGCCTGCAGAGCCCCGAGCCCCTGCAGTGTGCAGACCTTCAGAGAGGCCCCTGTCCTCTCTCTGCCACACAAGGTTCTCCATCTGGCCAGGggagtgaggtgggggagggacatTTTGATTTTGAGGAGAGGCAGGGACCCTCTCCCCATCACAGCTACTCACACAGCTCACTGGTCCTGGCTTAGATGGAACAACATAGTTGTGGCCTCCCCAGCATCCATGCCCACCTGCTGTCACTGGAAATCAGTTCAAGAAAGGCTGCTTCCCTGCTCCAAGCCCACCAGCTGGGGCATTTCTTTATTCCACAAAAAACGGCCCAGCAGGCCTGCTTCTTGTTCAGTCTCCTTCTTGTTCTGGTCCTGATGCCCCTGAAATTGGAGACCCTTGTACCCAACCCATCTAAGCTTCCTGAGGGGTGGGGCCTCTGATTAAATAAGACACATTTCTCCATGGACTGACAAGGAGGTCCTGAGAGCAAGGGACGGTCTTGCAAAGTGGTCCCAACCGCTCTGTTGTTTTGCATCCTTCCTGGTTGCCCAATGCTGTAGCCCCACAGACAGGAATTGcatctttagggaaaaaaacaaaattccccAGGACTGGGGAGGAAAGGGTCCTTGGGGAAAGGGTCATGGCATCTGGAACCCTTTTTGGCTTCTCGTTCGTTGGATTGATCCCACAAAGATCAATGTCTTGACAGCACAAAGACATTCTCCAGGGAACAAACGCAGGCAAACTTTCCTGCCCGGACTTCTGCAGGGAGCCCCAGAGGCTTCCAGACAGGGTCTGTCCTTGGGGCAGGAGACACAAGTTGGCCATGAGGGCATCCGCAGTCCACTAAGAGGTTGGGGGCATCTTCAGAACAGGGCGCCCCCTGAGTTGGCGTGCCAGCAGCCCATCCAGGGCAGCTCTGTGGCCCAGCGGCCTGAGGCAGTTGTCTGACGTTTGGCCTGGTCCAGGGACCAGTAGCGATCATCTCTGAAGAAGATGATGGAGCCGTTGGGCCTGGGCAGGGCACCACTGACCTCCTTAGGGACACTGCCCCAGTCCTGCAGGCCTCGGGGGTAGTAGGGCTCCACCTGCAGTCCCCCTGGGGCCAGCACATAGTAGCGGGGGCCTTTGAAGAGGATGAGGCGGctcagaggagggaagaagagggctGCATCGGGGTGGCGAGGCAGGCCCCCTGTCCGGCACAGCTGTGGTGAGCCCCACACTGGCTTGGTGCCCCGGAACCTCCAGCATCGACTTCCTGTAGGACATTGGGAAAGCCAGGGTGAGCTGGTGGCTCTTGCCCTTTGGTCCTCTACCCCATCTCTGTCCCCTCATACCTCTACCCTCCTCATGTTGGAATCCAGGGTACTTAGTATTGGTgatactcaaaatggatcagttataaacagaggAGGGACTGTTGTGGCCTCCACTTCCAGCAGGTGTCAGCAGAGGGCAGGTAGCACTGAAAACCTACCGAGCCCAGGCAGGAAGCACGCCCCTTCCCGGCTGAAGAATGGACTACAGAGAAGGCCAGGGGCTTTCTCCATGTCCATTGCTACcaatgagggcagggatttgttTTGGTCACTACTATATCTCAGAACCTCCAACCAAGTTTGTAGAAAGCACtcaatatttgctgaatcaaGAAATGAACACTATTTTCTCATGTAATATACCGCACATTCCTGACATTTCTTTTAATCCTCCTTCCCCAACAAACCTGAACGATTCTTTTCTCCATTCAACAAATTCAGGTTCCAAGAGTTAAGTGGCAGGCCCgaccccacacagccaggattccAAGTAAGGTACGGTCTTCTGCTGTATCATAGAGCTCAGAGCTGTCCTCTGCTTCCCTCTAAACTCTTTTCTGAAATCCTCCCACTCTCTCTCTGGGACAATCTTGACACCCCCTAATCCATCACTAAAGGAATCTCCCAGTAGAGGTTCCTGGAGCCACAGGTTC
This is a stretch of genomic DNA from Camelus bactrianus isolate YW-2024 breed Bactrian camel chromosome 16, ASM4877302v1, whole genome shotgun sequence. It encodes these proteins:
- the LOC123615093 gene encoding uncharacterized protein C17orf50: MLYAHLLARLAAGVKTPLWKKELEEPRAGEAEAEAAEEGSEEEDDEDDEERLPVEGAAEGEAEGGEAARGEGRERGSVSYCPLRQESSTQQVALLRRADGSFWGWFSPLALLGGLGAPADRKRNPPEEPCVLETPRRRPRGGGCARCEILFCKKCRNLHSPPAYVAHCILEHPDLGPSGPVGRGIA